In Streptomyces seoulensis, the following are encoded in one genomic region:
- the thpD gene encoding ectoine hydroxylase — MTTLSTTPADLYPSRGATEVRVPRKDPVVWGTPDTPGPIQAAELEGFERDGFLTVDQIITPAEVQVYRRELDRLVADPGVRADERSIVEPQSGEIRSVFEVHRLSELFANLVHDERVVGRARQILGSEVYVHQSRINVKPGFGASGFYWHSDFETWHAEDGLPNMRTVSVSIALTENHDTNGGLMIMPGSHKTYLGCAGATPKDNYKKSLQMQDAGTPSDEALTDLAGEHGIRLFTGPAGSATWFDCNCMHGSGDNITPFPRSNVFIVFNSVENTAVEPFAAPVRRPEFIGARDFTPVR, encoded by the coding sequence ATGACCACGCTCAGCACCACGCCCGCCGACCTGTACCCGAGCCGGGGCGCGACCGAGGTCCGCGTCCCGCGCAAGGACCCGGTCGTCTGGGGTACCCCGGACACGCCCGGCCCGATCCAGGCGGCCGAGCTGGAGGGGTTCGAGCGCGACGGCTTCCTCACCGTCGACCAGATCATCACCCCCGCCGAGGTGCAGGTCTACCGGCGTGAGCTGGACCGGCTGGTGGCCGACCCCGGGGTCCGCGCCGACGAGCGCTCGATCGTGGAGCCGCAGTCCGGGGAGATCCGCTCGGTCTTCGAGGTGCACCGGCTCAGCGAGCTGTTCGCCAACCTGGTGCACGACGAGCGCGTGGTCGGCCGGGCCCGGCAGATCCTCGGCTCCGAGGTCTACGTCCACCAGTCGCGGATCAACGTCAAGCCCGGTTTCGGCGCAAGCGGCTTCTACTGGCACTCGGACTTCGAGACCTGGCACGCCGAGGACGGCCTGCCCAACATGCGCACGGTGTCCGTCTCGATCGCGCTGACCGAGAACCACGACACCAACGGCGGCCTCATGATCATGCCGGGGTCGCACAAGACGTACCTGGGCTGTGCCGGCGCCACCCCCAAGGACAACTACAAGAAGTCGCTCCAGATGCAGGACGCGGGCACCCCGTCCGACGAGGCGCTGACCGACCTGGCCGGTGAGCACGGCATCCGCCTGTTCACCGGCCCGGCGGGCTCGGCCACCTGGTTCGACTGCAACTGCATGCACGGCTCCGGCGACAACATCACGCCGTTCCCGCGCAGCAACGTCTTCATCGTGTTCAACAGCGTGGAGAACACGGCCGTGGAGCCGTTCGCGGCGCCGGTGCGCAGGCCGGAGTTCATCGGGGCGCGGGACTTCACTCCGGTGCGGTAG
- the ectB gene encoding diaminobutyrate--2-oxoglutarate transaminase, translating into MTITQPDLSVFETVESEVRSYCRGWPVVFDQARGSRMYDEDGHAYLDFFAGAGSLNYGHNNPVLKRALIDYLDRDGVTHGLDMSTTAKRTFLQTFQDLVLRPRDLPYKVMFPGPTGTNAVESALKLARKVKGREAIVSFTNAFHGMSLGSLAVTGNAFKRAGAGVPLVHGTPMPFDNYFDGTVPDFLWFERLLEDQGSGLNKPAAVIVETVQGEGGINVARPEWLRALKELCERQDMLLIVDDIQMGCGRTGAFFSFEDAGITPDIVTVSKSISGYGLPMSLCLFKPELDIWEPGEHNGTFRGNNPAFVTATAALETYWADGAAMEKQTRTRGEQVERELISITEENLADVKEYRGRGLVWGLEFHHSDRAARVAKRAFELGLLIETSGPQGEVVKLLPALTITPEELDEGLSILARAVRETA; encoded by the coding sequence GTGACCATCACCCAGCCCGACCTGAGCGTCTTCGAGACCGTGGAGTCCGAGGTCCGCAGCTACTGCCGCGGCTGGCCCGTCGTGTTCGACCAGGCGCGGGGCAGCAGGATGTACGACGAGGACGGCCATGCCTACCTCGACTTCTTCGCCGGGGCCGGCTCACTCAACTACGGCCACAACAACCCGGTGCTGAAACGGGCGCTGATCGACTATCTGGACCGCGACGGGGTGACCCACGGCCTGGACATGTCGACCACGGCCAAGCGGACCTTCCTCCAGACCTTCCAGGACCTGGTGCTCCGGCCGCGTGACCTGCCGTACAAGGTCATGTTCCCGGGCCCGACGGGCACCAACGCGGTGGAGTCCGCGCTGAAGCTGGCCCGGAAGGTGAAGGGGCGCGAGGCGATCGTGTCCTTCACCAACGCCTTCCACGGCATGTCGCTGGGCTCGCTCGCGGTCACCGGCAACGCCTTCAAGCGGGCCGGCGCCGGAGTGCCGCTGGTGCACGGCACCCCGATGCCCTTCGACAACTACTTCGACGGCACCGTGCCGGACTTCCTGTGGTTCGAGCGGCTGCTGGAGGACCAGGGCTCCGGCCTGAACAAGCCGGCCGCGGTGATCGTGGAGACCGTGCAGGGCGAGGGCGGCATCAACGTGGCCCGGCCCGAGTGGCTGCGCGCGCTGAAGGAGCTGTGCGAGCGGCAGGACATGCTGCTCATCGTCGACGACATCCAGATGGGCTGCGGCCGTACCGGCGCGTTCTTCTCGTTCGAGGACGCGGGGATCACCCCGGACATCGTCACGGTCTCCAAGTCGATCTCCGGCTACGGCCTGCCGATGTCGCTGTGCCTGTTCAAGCCAGAGCTGGACATCTGGGAGCCGGGCGAGCACAACGGCACCTTCCGCGGCAACAACCCGGCGTTCGTCACGGCCACGGCCGCGCTGGAGACGTACTGGGCCGACGGCGCCGCGATGGAGAAGCAGACCCGTACCCGCGGTGAGCAGGTCGAGCGCGAGCTGATCTCCATCACCGAGGAGAACCTCGCCGACGTCAAGGAGTACCGCGGGCGCGGGCTGGTGTGGGGCCTGGAGTTCCACCACAGCGACCGTGCCGCACGGGTCGCCAAGCGCGCCTTCGAGCTGGGGCTGCTGATCGAGACGTCCGGCCCGCAGGGCGAGGTCGTCAAGCTGCTGCCCGCGCTGACCATCACCCCGGAGGAGCTGGACGAGGGGCTGAGCATCCTCGCCCGCGCCGTCCGCGAGACCGCCTGA
- a CDS encoding GNAT family N-acetyltransferase: protein MISDETADALVIRPAEPGEAEVIAALHARARATYYPDGLPPSDVDWTDAWRGTIERPDGEVLCGVRDGEIVAIASFRTPEGGAADTVKLYQFHVAPDHWRAGLGSALHAACVERWLAGGRRAAVLDVHVDNRRAQAFYARQGWVPDPANPPAEDDHHLYLRWTPPGE from the coding sequence ATGATCAGTGACGAGACAGCAGACGCCCTGGTGATCCGTCCCGCCGAGCCGGGGGAGGCCGAGGTCATCGCCGCGCTGCACGCGCGGGCCCGCGCGACGTACTACCCGGACGGGCTGCCGCCGTCCGACGTGGACTGGACGGACGCCTGGCGCGGGACGATCGAGCGGCCGGACGGGGAGGTGCTGTGCGGGGTGCGGGACGGGGAGATCGTCGCGATCGCCTCCTTCCGGACCCCGGAGGGCGGGGCGGCGGACACGGTGAAGCTGTACCAGTTCCATGTCGCGCCGGACCACTGGCGCGCGGGCCTCGGCAGCGCCCTGCACGCCGCCTGCGTCGAGCGGTGGCTCGCCGGGGGCAGACGGGCCGCCGTGCTCGACGTGCACGTGGACAACCGGCGCGCCCAGGCGTTCTACGCCCGCCAGGGCTGGGTACCCGACCCGGCGAACCCGCCCGCCGAGGACGACCACCACCTGTACCTGCGCTGGACCCCGCCCGGGGAATGA
- a CDS encoding DUF1349 domain-containing protein, producing the protein MDIELPELPFPLRTYGPDGHWSYEKGVLTGWAGPRQDRFVTPTGEALDPAADAPRLLGAPEGDFQLIARVTVGFNAAFDAGVLYVHVGDRAWAKLCLENSPDVPTICTVVTRGHSDDANSFTVPGSSVWLRVSRTGRALAFHASRDGERWTFVRLFTLGDEKETGAALIGFMTQSPLGEGCVVTYDHLEFRTTWPADLRDGS; encoded by the coding sequence ATGGACATAGAGCTTCCCGAACTCCCCTTCCCCCTGCGGACATACGGCCCCGACGGGCACTGGTCGTACGAGAAGGGCGTGCTCACCGGCTGGGCCGGGCCCCGGCAGGACCGGTTCGTCACGCCGACCGGGGAGGCGCTGGACCCGGCCGCCGACGCGCCCCGGCTCCTCGGCGCGCCCGAGGGCGACTTCCAGCTGATCGCCCGCGTCACGGTCGGCTTCAACGCCGCCTTCGACGCCGGGGTGCTCTACGTCCACGTCGGCGACCGGGCCTGGGCCAAGCTCTGCCTGGAGAACTCCCCGGACGTGCCCACCATCTGCACGGTGGTCACCCGGGGCCACTCCGACGACGCCAACTCCTTCACCGTGCCCGGCAGTTCCGTCTGGCTCCGGGTGAGCCGCACCGGCCGCGCACTGGCCTTCCACGCCTCCCGCGACGGCGAACGCTGGACCTTCGTCCGCCTCTTCACCCTCGGCGACGAGAAGGAGACCGGCGCCGCTCTCATCGGCTTCATGACCCAGTCCCCCCTCGGCGAGGGCTGCGTGGTGACCTACGACCACCTGGAGTTCCGGACCACCTGGCCCGCCGACCTGCGCGACGGCAGCTGA
- a CDS encoding aminotransferase class V-fold PLP-dependent enzyme, producing METTETFESLVRTEFAPVGTFLNTASNGLLPTRAVTALYDAALLRAQGQPLTALWEDVEACRAAYARLAGVPVERVALGASVAAHGGVLAASLPSGAEVLTAEDDFASVPNPFHVRGDLKVRAVPVERLAESVRPGTALVAVSAAQSADGRVADLPALREAARTHGARTYVDFSQAAGWLPMDAGEWDFTASVAYKWLLGPHGVAFLVVPEDFGGLDPLLAGWVAGERPWDSCYGPVTELAHSARRFDLSPALSCYPALRRSLELIEELGVPAIHAHDTALADRYRAGLAALGHEALPAPGSAIVSVPGLGSRQPELGRAGIEVSDRAGNLRASFHLYNTEADVDHLLDALSG from the coding sequence ATGGAGACCACGGAGACGTTCGAGAGCCTCGTCCGCACCGAGTTCGCCCCGGTCGGCACCTTCCTCAACACCGCCAGCAACGGCCTGCTGCCCACCCGCGCGGTCACCGCCCTGTACGACGCGGCCCTGCTGCGGGCACAGGGGCAGCCGCTGACCGCGCTCTGGGAGGACGTGGAGGCGTGCCGGGCCGCCTACGCCCGGCTCGCCGGCGTCCCCGTGGAGCGGGTCGCGCTCGGCGCCTCGGTCGCCGCGCACGGCGGGGTGCTCGCCGCCTCGCTGCCATCCGGCGCCGAAGTCCTCACCGCCGAGGACGACTTCGCCTCCGTGCCCAACCCGTTCCACGTCCGGGGCGACCTCAAGGTGCGCGCGGTCCCCGTGGAGCGCCTCGCCGAGTCCGTCCGCCCCGGCACCGCGCTGGTCGCCGTCAGCGCCGCCCAGTCCGCCGACGGCAGGGTGGCCGACCTGCCCGCGCTGCGCGAGGCCGCCCGCACCCACGGCGCGCGTACCTACGTGGACTTCTCCCAGGCGGCCGGATGGCTGCCGATGGACGCGGGGGAGTGGGACTTCACCGCGTCCGTGGCCTACAAGTGGCTGCTCGGCCCGCACGGCGTCGCCTTCCTCGTCGTCCCCGAGGACTTCGGCGGGCTCGACCCGCTGCTCGCGGGCTGGGTCGCGGGCGAACGGCCCTGGGACAGCTGCTACGGCCCCGTCACCGAACTCGCCCACTCCGCACGGCGGTTCGACCTCAGCCCCGCCCTGTCCTGCTATCCCGCGCTGCGCCGCTCCCTGGAGCTGATCGAGGAGCTGGGCGTGCCCGCGATCCACGCCCACGACACCGCCCTGGCCGACCGCTACCGGGCAGGGCTCGCCGCGCTGGGCCACGAGGCGCTGCCCGCGCCGGGCTCCGCGATCGTCTCGGTGCCGGGGCTCGGCTCCCGCCAGCCGGAGCTGGGTCGCGCCGGCATCGAGGTGTCCGACCGGGCGGGCAATCTGCGGGCGTCCTTCCACCTCTACAACACCGAGGCGGACGTCGACCATCTGCTGGACGCGCTCTCCGGCTGA
- a CDS encoding ectoine synthase: MIVRSFKDIEGTDRHVKAKSGTWESKRIVLAKERVGFSLHETVLYAGTETSMWYANHIEAVVCTEGEAELTDHEDGQVYTITPGTMYLLNGHERHTLRVKEDFRCICVFNPPVTGREDHDENGVYPLLTEPEEV; this comes from the coding sequence GTGATCGTCCGTTCGTTCAAGGACATCGAGGGCACCGACCGGCATGTGAAGGCCAAATCGGGTACCTGGGAGAGCAAGCGCATCGTGCTCGCCAAGGAGCGGGTCGGCTTCTCCCTGCACGAGACGGTCCTGTACGCCGGGACCGAGACGTCCATGTGGTACGCCAACCACATCGAGGCCGTCGTCTGCACCGAGGGCGAGGCCGAGCTGACCGACCACGAGGACGGGCAGGTGTACACCATCACGCCCGGCACCATGTACCTGCTCAACGGGCACGAGCGCCACACGCTGCGGGTGAAGGAGGACTTCCGCTGCATCTGCGTGTTCAACCCGCCCGTCACGGGCCGGGAGGACCACGACGAGAACGGCGTCTACCCGCTGCTCACCGAACCCGAGGAGGTGTGA
- a CDS encoding DsbA family oxidoreductase, producing MRVEIWSDIACPWCYVGKARFEKALAAFPHRDEVEVVHRSFELDPGRAKGDVQPVLDMLTRKYGMSAAQAEAGEDNLGAQAAAEGLDYRTRGRDHGSTFDLHRLLHFAKEQGRHEALLDRLYRANFADEQSVFTGGDDHLVELAAEAGLDADATRAVLADPTAYADEVRADEREAAELGANGVPFFVLDRTYGVSGAQPAEVFTQALTQAWGDRSPLRAVTGDDAGTCGPDGCAVPQQG from the coding sequence ATGCGCGTCGAGATCTGGTCCGACATCGCCTGCCCCTGGTGCTACGTCGGCAAGGCACGCTTCGAGAAGGCGCTCGCCGCGTTCCCGCACCGGGACGAGGTCGAGGTCGTGCACCGCTCCTTCGAGCTGGACCCCGGCCGCGCCAAGGGCGACGTCCAGCCGGTGCTCGACATGCTCACCCGGAAGTACGGCATGAGCGCGGCCCAGGCCGAGGCCGGCGAGGACAACCTCGGCGCCCAGGCCGCCGCCGAGGGCCTCGACTACCGCACCCGGGGTCGCGACCACGGCAGCACCTTCGACCTGCACCGCCTGCTGCACTTCGCCAAGGAGCAGGGGCGCCATGAGGCCCTGCTGGACCGCCTCTACCGGGCCAACTTCGCCGACGAGCAGTCGGTGTTCACCGGCGGCGACGACCACCTGGTGGAGCTGGCCGCCGAGGCCGGCCTGGACGCCGACGCCACCCGCGCCGTCCTGGCCGACCCCACCGCCTACGCCGACGAGGTCCGCGCAGACGAGCGCGAGGCCGCCGAGCTCGGGGCCAACGGCGTCCCCTTCTTCGTCCTCGACCGTACCTACGGCGTCTCCGGCGCCCAGCCCGCCGAGGTCTTCACCCAGGCCCTCACCCAGGCGTGGGGCGACCGCTCCCCGCTCAGGGCGGTTACGGGGGACGACGCCGGCACCTGCGGCCCCGACGGCTGCGCGGTGCCCCAGCAGGGCTGA